The sequence below is a genomic window from Stigmatella aurantiaca.
GGCCAGTTGGAGGCGCCCATCCGCCAGAAGGTGGCCGGACTGGGGATTCAGGAGCGGGTCCACTTCGCCGGGTACCAGCAGGGCCCCTCCTTCGTGAAATGGCTTCAGGCGCTCGACGAGGTGTGGATCCTGGGCCTGGGCAATGACTGGAGCGGCCGGGCCGCGGCCCAGGCCCGGGCGTGTGGGGTCCGGGTGGTGGCGGTGGAAGAGGGTGCCTTGCCCTCATTGGCGGATGTGCGGGTCGCCCAGCTCACGCCCGAGGCGGTGGTGGAGGCCTCCCTGTCGGGGCACAAGGCGCTCGTGGCGCATCCGTCCAATCAGCGGATCGCGCAGGACATCCTGGCGCTCTACGAGCGGCTCCGGGGGGCCCGGTGAGCACGGAAGGGCCCACGGCGATTGAGCGGCTCTTCTATCCGCCGCACCCCGAGCCCTGGAGCCGGCGGGCCCTGCTGGCGCCGGTGACGGCGCTGGCCTGGGGCTACGGGCTGGGCGTCCGGGTGCGGAAGTCGCTCTACGACCACCAGCTCTGGAAGGGCGAGCGCATCGAGGGGCTCCGGGTCCTCTCCGTGGGGAACGTGAACGTGGGAGGAACGGGCAAGACGCCCGCGGTCCTCCACCTGGCGGAGACCCTGGTGAAGGCGGGCCGGAAGGTCGGCATCCTCACGCGAGGGTACGGGCGCGTGTCGAAGGAGCCCCTGAGCTTCACGGGCGCGGAGCCCCTGCCCTCGGTCGAGGAAGCCGGCGACGAGCCCCTCCTGCTGGCCCGCCGGTGCCCAGGAGTTCGGGTTTTGGTCGGAGCGGACCGCCGGACGCTGGCGCGCCGGGCGCGGGACGAGTTCGGCCTGGAGGTGGTGCTCCTGGACGATGGCTTCCAGCACCGGCAACTGGCGAGGGACGAGGACGTGGTGGTGGTGGACGAAGCCGTGGGCTTCGGCAACGGACGCATGCTGCCCCGGGGACCCCTCCGGGAGCCCCTCTCCGCGCTGAACCGCGCCACCCTCATCTGGGTCCGGGCCGCGCCAGGGCCCACCGCGAACCTGCCCCCGCTGCCAGAGCGGCGGGTGAGAACGCGCTACCACCCCTCGGCCTGGGTCGATCCCCAGGGACACGTGCACCCGCCGGAAGCCCTGCGCGGGGTGCCGGTCCTGGCGCTGGCGGGACTGGCCCGCCCGGGAAGCTTCCTGCGGACGCTGAACCAGCTGGAAACCGACGTCCGGGACACCGCCCTCTTTCCAGACCATCACCGGTTCACGGATGGGGAGCTCCAGGACACCGAAGCGAGGGCCCGCCGTCAGGGGCTCCGGCTGGTCACGACCGAAAAGGACGCCGTGCGCCTGCCGCGAGACTTCCCGGCCTGGCAGGT
It includes:
- the lpxK gene encoding tetraacyldisaccharide 4'-kinase, whose product is MSTEGPTAIERLFYPPHPEPWSRRALLAPVTALAWGYGLGVRVRKSLYDHQLWKGERIEGLRVLSVGNVNVGGTGKTPAVLHLAETLVKAGRKVGILTRGYGRVSKEPLSFTGAEPLPSVEEAGDEPLLLARRCPGVRVLVGADRRTLARRARDEFGLEVVLLDDGFQHRQLARDEDVVVVDEAVGFGNGRMLPRGPLREPLSALNRATLIWVRAAPGPTANLPPLPERRVRTRYHPSAWVDPQGHVHPPEALRGVPVLALAGLARPGSFLRTLNQLETDVRDTALFPDHHRFTDGELQDTEARARRQGLRLVTTEKDAVRLPRDFPAWQVRLGVEVLEGEPLLREALGLR